TCGCTCATCCGCGACTGCCCTCGCTTGAGTTCTCCTCAGTCTATTTGTCAAAGATCGATGGTCAACTTCTCTTCCAACCCCACCAACTTCTCAATAAACCCGGTTGGATTTTTACAGATTGAGTTCTGCGACACGCTCTATTTAGCTCTGCTCCGGTTGAGGCATAGCTACCGTTTCCAGGTTTGTAAGCATAAACTACCTGGGCAGAATGGAAATTACGCAGGGTTTGAAGAGCACTACTGGTATTTGCCTCTCTTTTTTGAGCGAAGCGAAATAAAACTACATTTAAACAAATCCCCACCAAACCCAAGCCAAAGGCTAAATACCAGAGCCCTTTGACCAGGGTATCTTCTTTTGATTCAGGTATTTTCATAGACCACTTTTGTTTTTCCGGGCTCATACTGATTCAGAAAATCCTTTGTCTGATTAAGGCAAGTTTCGAATCAATGCCTACCCTGATCAGTGTTGAAGAAGTGGGCTGTTCGCATCCGGCATCGTTGTCGGCGAGCCCGAATGCCTGATTTCACCCGTTTGATCAACATAAAAACAATCATCGCCAGTTCGAAATAATCCTGTTTGAACCTGAGGAACAATCACAATTGAATAGGTCGGTTCAGAATTTGGGGTTTTTGGGGTGGTTTTTATCGAGGCCATGATGTAGCCACCATACGGTATTCTTTGCATAGTGACCAACATTGGAGGTATAAAACCGGATCCATTCCCAGGGCAAAGCTCAGAAAGATCTGATTCAGTAGCAGCGTAATTGCTCTTCCCACCATAAGAGAAAATTGCTTGTGCACTGTGAAAATTGCGCATAGTTTGAATAGCCCCATTAGTATTTGCTTCTCGGGTTCTCATTGAATGAAACAAAGCCCCATTCACCGCCAGGACAAAAATACAGGAGCCAATCCCCAGAAACACAAGGATTCTTTGGAGGGTATCCCCTTTCGATTCAACCATTTTCAGGACTCCCCGTCGGCGACTTGGGCTCAAACTCATCCACAAAAGCCTGCTGTACAGACTCAACCAGCCTGGTATCCCCGGTTACTTCCAGCTTCAGGTAAATCCAGCTTATCGAACCCGCAAAGGTGGCATAGTCGCAATCAAGTTTCAGTTGAAAGGGTTCGGGAAGCCCAACCACAGTACAGGTTCGCTGTTCTGAGCGCCGTTGTGGGTACATCATTTCTTCGGGCTGGTCTCCGAAATAGGAAACCAAAATCGCGTGACGCGCGTCGCCTTCCCGATACTTCCCTTCCCAAAAATACCCGCCGTTGTCATCTCGGACGGTGGATTCACTCTGGTCACTCCGAACAGCAGGTGGTGAAAATAACGGGTCAATCAATCGGGCGGCTTCACGAATAAAGTTGATCAGGGCGACATCCATTGCGGGATTTGCTGGAATGTCACGCAGGGTTTCTGGCCAACTGAGTGTGTGTCGAAGGGTGGTCTGGTTCATTTACCTGTCCTTTCGGAGTGCGGCCCCCTTGACGCCACTTTTCCAAATCTCTTATCAATCCAGTGAATGAATGAAAGTTCTTCAAACAAAAGCGGCGTCAAGGGGGCCGCACTCCACATTTTTTATGTCTCCTGACAATCGAACCCATCGCGGTGCCCATCCGGAAGATCATATCCTCTTCGCTCCAGACCAGTTGGAACGGCTCCGGCTGGCAACCCTCGAACTTTCGTGGCTGCTCAGTCGCGGATATCAATTGAATTCGTCGTTGAAACTGGTCGGAGACCGCCATTCGCTCAGGGAACGTCAACGTCTGGCGCTTTCAAGAACTGCCTGCCCGGACCATCTTTTGCAATTGCGGGATGCCAAACAAATACCACTTGAATCCGTGCAAAATCAAGTCATTGTGATTGATGGATTCAATTTAATCATTACGCTTGAAGCAGCGCTGAGTCGGGGAGTGTTATTGCTGTGTCAAGATGGGTGCATCCGGGATTTATCAAGCGTGCATGGTTCGTACCGTTCCGTGATTGAAACGGAACATGCCATTGCCATTGTCGGCCAGATGCTGGCGATGGTTCAGCCAGCACAGGTAATCTGGTATCTGGACAAACCGATTTCCAATAGTGGTCGCCTGGCTCAAAAAATCCGAACCACGGCTGAAGAAAATTCCTGGAATTGGGAAGTTGAGGTCGTCTTTAACCCAGATCGGGCGATTATCGAATCCGGAAAAATTGCACTCTCATCTGATTCCGTTGTTTTGGACAGTTCATTCCAATGGGTCAACTTTGTCTCGGCCTGGACGGCTCTTCATCATCCTGACACCTGGATCATAAACCTCAGGAATGAAGAATGAAGAAAGTGGTTAGTGGTTAGTGGTTAGTGATGCCAGTTAAAGGTTGAAGTGGTTTTGGGGGTTCAGCCCAGGAACTGGGCGGAATAATTAAAGCCTCGGGTGGAGCGGAGCGGAATCCGTGGAAAACAAAATTGGTGGCGATGAATTCCGCCGTCGCCCAGGCTACG
This genomic window from Acidobacteriota bacterium contains:
- a CDS encoding DUF434 domain-containing protein, producing MSPDNRTHRGAHPEDHILFAPDQLERLRLATLELSWLLSRGYQLNSSLKLVGDRHSLRERQRLALSRTACPDHLLQLRDAKQIPLESVQNQVIVIDGFNLIITLEAALSRGVLLLCQDGCIRDLSSVHGSYRSVIETEHAIAIVGQMLAMVQPAQVIWYLDKPISNSGRLAQKIRTTAEENSWNWEVEVVFNPDRAIIESGKIALSSDSVVLDSSFQWVNFVSAWTALHHPDTWIINLRNEE